The Lasioglossum baleicum chromosome 7, iyLasBale1, whole genome shotgun sequence genomic sequence attaaaaatacgcTATTTATTGTAACAATGTCATATTATATTCAAGTATACAATCTTTCATCAACATTTTTATATGAAGAGAAACTTCATATCTAGATTGTAATTTTATGTTCATAATTACAACTATATAAGTTCAATTAGAATCGAGGTACTAAAGTAATCTCATGTTAGTTCTAGATCGCATTATTAATTTGCATCTCAACAATGTGATTGTATAAAACATTTGTCATGTAAAACTTGATTTGAGATTGTTAtactttcttcaaaattattattaaaaaatttacataTCAAAACAGCGATTAATTCAAATGTCACATTGCATGATTTACCTCGTATCTCATAAGAGTGTACAATCATGTAATATTTGATTATAAACACGATGTTAATAGTTTTCGAATTATCCTAAAAAAGGTTGTGAACAACATTAGTGAGACATTGTTGCAAATGAAACTTCTCTCATACAAATTGCTTATGCCAAAACAAGTCATTGTGGAATAACTTGGGATCTGTCATTGGCATTAATAGTAAACAAAAGGAAACTAATCCAATGAAAAATAGAGAAAACTTTCTCAATGGACCCTTAAATGCCATAGTAAGATCAGGCAATTCCACGCCATTACAAAAAGAATGTACTGTCAGTGGTGCTACAAAATGTCCTATTTAcaagaaatacaaattattgCATAATCATATATATTAAAACAAATCAAGGAAAAGAGGAAGTTGAGTTGACATACCTGTTTGAACGAACAGAAATGCTGCATATGCTCCGAACACTGTTGTGTACCCAACATGGTAACCTGATTAACAAATTACAATTAGTTTGTTGATGCACAGTTATgtttagacagtggattttatgcatttatcacaaaaatgagtaggtgtaatccgaaacagtgaaaacattagaagaatttaaaaatactgttacattattttcgacttattaaacATACTAAGAAGTTGGTTGCAAatcaagtagaacatttttattttgcataaagatctgctgtctagttATGTTTCATCTACATTGTAAATAGTACTTACACGACATAAAGAAAGCACTTTTAAGTGTCACGCCATCTTTTAGTCTACATACTATATGATGAAAGTGAGCTATTCCAAAAAACAATGAGCATACAAATATTGCAGTAAGTGGTGCAAAACATTGCAAAAGTAATGGCAACATACAAGCTCTAAATGTCCATTCTTCGGAAAGAGGTGCAACAACTTGACCTCTCCACCATGTCAATgtctttatattttcaattctatATATGGACTCTGTAACAAGCAGATTCAAACAGTTATAATTGTTGGTAACCACTTCTGCAATCCAAAAACCAGTTCACAGTATTAGTGAAGAAAATGTATGAAGCACTTACGGGAAAATAATCTCCTAAACCCACTGTAATCTTCTACACATAATGGTCCTAAAAATAGTATCATTGTTAACAATAATGGCATCACAATTGCTTGTATTAAACCTGGCCATCTTATACCTAGTAACTCCAAAAATGTTGCCTGAAACAATATCGTAGCTTAGAATTCAAAGTAACTGTGCACAAAGGAATATTACATGGCTATCAAAATTACCTTTTCTAAGTACTTTTCATTCATTCCAAAATACAATGACGTAGGAGATACAAGGCATACTATGAAAACGCTAAAAAAtcgtttttttataattgtaggaTGTTCCCTGTAATTAGAAAACACAAGTGAATATTTCAAAAACATGCAAAGAGGATAGGAATGTTTAAATGAGAGATTTGTCATTTGATCTTCTTGTTATTTAACCCATTATTGTTACTCTATTATACTGAAAAATAGTGAGAAACTGCAaataaaatgttcgcattgtttattaaattgtaGAAAGAGAAGCGATTTAGAAAGGACAATGGGTTAAACAGAACTATTTTTTGTTTTTGAAAGGGAGCGTGCTGCAAGTTTTAAACATGATGCTGGATAAAGAACAATTCGAGGGTGAAGATCTTTATGATTGCACGAGTGGGAGAAAGAGCGGCATTCGTGTTCACGGAACGACGTGAACACAGTTACACTTTGTTCGTGGTTCCCTGTGGTTCATCGTAACCAAAAGACCGTGTTACACGATCGCACGAGAAATGCTCATTTAAAAAAGGTGATCGACATTCGTCGCTGGTCAGCTTTCCTTTACCTATCGTACGGAGATCTCCATACATAGAGGCTTGCAACGAACACTACGGCGAGACAAAGACATAATAAAATTGCGGACACGCAGCACATATCGGTATTTTGATCCGCGGTCTCCATAACCACAGAATACTTCGCAGGGCATAGAGTACAACATCAGAGGTGAAACTGCGGAACCTTTCAGAGACAATTCCCCGTGCGCATGCGTACATAACTTGTGTTTCGTGAATAGAGCCTCGGATATCCGTAATATCGAAGACGCACGCGTATGAAATTATGTTCCGTAAATATGCAGACTTTGAAATATTAAATGCGCTTGCGTATGGAAATTGTGTTCGATGAATATGATTATCAGAATAATTTCTTCATGTTTATACATGTACACATATATctgtacatatataaataagacgaatTCTTACAAATGTACAAAAATGTTTTGAGTATACAcgtatgaaacattgaaaataattgATGTACTCTTCGATAGAAAATACAGTTTCTTATAGTACAACGTTATACAATGAATATAATATCAGAATAATTTCTTCATGTTTATAAATATGAGACGaaacaataacaattaaaaaaaatcaaggtccaattttgaaaaagttattcggttttaaaaggtgtacgcgCGAATACCTTATACACCCACATTATTGTATACATTTAAAACGattaatataagaaatattATCGTCGCTAATCATTTCAAAGCTATATTCATGGTAAACAAACTTGTGTTCGCATGCGCAGTTGAATGTAGAGTATTGATGCTATATTCACGAGAGTCCTACTTGTAGACGCAAgcgtataatgtcaatcgtttatatattgaaaaactgCGAAATTTCGCTTCAGTAACAATAGCGTCTATGGTTGAAATATTCGGTGCCGTAACTCCATTCCATACTGATGTTGGTCGCTTGTGTCGCGATCCACTGCGGAAGAGGGGATCGGTGCGAGGGGGTAGCAAGCAAGTGAGAGCGAGTAAGAAAAGGATCGCTTTCGGGCAGGGTAGTAGGGTGATCGGTGCGGAAAGAGGGGAAGAGCAGAAATTCATCCGATTGGCGGTCTGGCACCAGTCGGCAGTCCTACCGTCAATGAGAAGATGGCCGCTGGGCTCGGTGGAAGTGTCGCCATTGTTTAGTGTTTAGTTGTTTCACCCGTTTCTCGCATAATTTTCGTCGGGAAGCACGTTAAAAATGCCAAGCGCCTCGTTCACATCGTCGCGCCACTACGTGCGAAGATCCCGGAGAAAAGGCGCGAACAGGATCCCTCTGCCTTCGAGAACCACCTCGGGTAAGAGAGCCCTGCATCCAGACCCTCGGTTCACTGCTCACCTGTCGTCTCTCGGctctttttcttttcccttcacCTACTTCGTTATTTCACGGGCCTAGCTCGATTCCATTTGATTCTCTATGATACTCCCGACTGACCAACATCCTTCCTCGTCGTTACTCGTGTTTTTCGTTTACCATTCCGGACATCGctaagagagagagcaagacaGAGACGACAGTTAAACCTTACGCTGCCCACGTCTCTTTCCTCTCGGATGATTTTCTCGCGGTCCGGGGTGTCCGAAAAACGCGACCGCGATGACGTTTGTTCACGGTCTCGCCGCAACTTGCACCAGCCCTTCTTTCTTTCGGGGACATCGATCACCGTATCGCATACACTTCGCGATTGTCAATTTTTACCGTGGAATGTCGGCTCAAAGTCTACACTCCTCACCCCACCTCCcttattctttttttcttttcttttcgtgtAATTCCGATTTATTAAACAACCAGCTGCGGTACCATAAACGCGACGGGTCCTCGCGTGATTCGGAAAACCGATCGGCCCATGATCACGGGGACATGATGCACTTTTCAATCTGATATTCTACCAGCTATAGACTTTGTGTTAAATTAGTATAATGCTCCACTTTCCCAAATCACTTTCTGTGCATTCGAGATGCAACTGCCACTGACACTGTTCCTTTGAAAATGTGATTATGAAACTTCTACCTTTTGAAATATATCGTTTGATAATTGATTCTGCACATATGTACGGTGAATGGATAATGCGAATATGTTCTAATTTACTTGTTAGCACCCCTTATACACGGTTTATCTTCTGTTTATAGTTTTTATTCTCTGTATATGTTGATTCCCATATGTAAACTTGGTTACCTGCTATAACTTGTAATTATGTAGTATTCTCTGTATTTGACAGATGTTTGTTATTGTTTCATTTATAGCCTGTTAAGTGGCTAATGCAATAATAATTTACTAGAATTTGGATATTGTCAAAGGTTCAATCGTTCGAATGTGCATATTCAAAAGATACTTTATGGGTTAGttgcaattattttaattttacagcCGAGCCATGCGATTTGCCATGTTCAGCATCGAATCAGATACCACCTGGTGGTGGAGttggcggaggaggaggaggaggaggaggtggaggtggGGGTGGAAGCGGTGGAAGAGGATCTTCTCCCAGTGTCTCTGGTGTTGCGGCACCGTCACCTTCCCCTTCGCATTCACATTCTTCCCCTTACGACTTAAGGCGTAAAAGTCCACCCCATCCGGATCCAGCACCCGGTACCAGCTCTGCGTTACCCCCATCGGGTGGCAGTAGTGTTGGAGCAACTTTAGGTTCTTCCTCCTTACCAGCCAGAAAACGACCTAGGCGGACATGTTCATTATCCACAGACGGTACAGTTACTCGAAATTAAATACGCGTCGTAAACATTGCCGAACAGTTTCTTAAACTGCTGTTAATTGATTTTGTAGGTACAAATACAAACGCCGCTGCACATTACCTTCAGTACGAGTTACCGGACGAAGTGCTGCTcactatatttaattatttgatgGAACAAGATCTGTGTAGAGTTTCTCAAGTTTGCAGACGTTTTCAAGCaatcgcgaacgacaccgaacTGTGGAAGTCTCTGTACCAGCAAGTCTACGAGTACGACTTACCACTATTTAATCCTGCACCATGTAAATTCGAGTTCGTGTCTCCGGACGAGTCGGATTACCACAATCCATGGAAGGAGAGCTTTAGACAATTATACAGAGGAGTGCACGTAAGGCCAGGATTTCAGGATCTGAAGTTCAAAGGACGGAATTTGCCATACTTTAATACTGTTCAGGCAGCGTTAGACTATGTAGACGAATATAGAAGCAATAGCGGTTCTTCGTCGAACAATAGCACAAGCACAACCGGCCAGGGGAATTGCTGTGGCAGCAATTCCCAATCGGAGGAGGGAGCACCTCAACATTTAGTTTTCTTACACTCTGGTATATACAGGGGCGAATTTCTCGTAATAGACAGCGATGTCGCATTGATAGGAGCAGCGCCCGGGAACGTGGCGGAATCGGTTATACTCGAGCGAGAAAGCGAATCTACAGTTATGTTCGTAGAAGGAGCGAAACGAGCTTACGCCGGCCATCTCACGTTAAAGTTCACCCCAGACGTTACCAGTACGGTGCCGCACCATAAACACTACTGTTTAGAGGTCGGCGAAAACTGCAGTCCCACGGTGGACCATTGCATTATTAGGAGTTCAAGTGTTGGTAAGTTATCAGGAAGTTCTAAGCTTTCTAATTTCTCGAGTCGTAAATCATTGCAAGTATTTGTCGAACACTGTACGAACTACTTTCATAGCAATGATTAGactagagatcgcggttttcaACGTGTACACGTGGTGCGTGAACCGTGTAGTACGAAATTAAGGATCCGTATTCGCAGATCCATGTCCGCGAATCCGTATTCACGTATCCCTAAATTCTTACTACATGGTTCATGTaccacgtgaaatagggatctctagtTTAGACTGCGGAATTTCAAACTTTCAATGTAATTTTATCAAGCTTTAAGTCTTCGTTATTTACATACacctccgcagtctaattaataatttcgagTACACAATTGTTAATATATCTTCATTCTCGACAGTTGGAGCAGCTGTTTGTGTGTCGGGCGTAGGAGCGAATCCTGTGGTGAAGAATTGTGACATATCGGACTGCGAGAATGTTGGACTTTACGTGACGGACTACGCGCAAGGGACGTACGAGGACAACGAGATCTCCAGAAACGCGTTGGCCGGCATCTGGGTGAAGAATTATGCGAACCCGATCATGCGGAGGAACCACATCCACCACGGAAGGGACGTCGGTATATTCACATTTGATAATGGCCTTGGGTACTTCGAGGCCAATGACATTCACAACAATCGGATAGCCGGTTTCGAAGTGAAGGCTGGTGCTAATCCGACGGTGGTGCACTGTGAAATTCACCATGGACAGACAGGCGGGATCTATGTCCACGAGAACGGTTTAGGTCAATTCATCGACAACAAGATCCATTCGAATAACTTCGCTGGTGTTTGGATCACCTCTAACTCGAACCCTACCATACGTAGAAACGAGATCTACAATGGTCATCAAGGAGGCGTATACATATTCGGCGAGGGGCGAGGCTTGATAGAACACAATAATATTTACGGGAACGCATTAGCCGGTATCCAAATCAGAACGAACTCCGATCCTATTGTCCGGCATAATAAGATCCATCACGGCCAGCACGGCGGGATATACGTGCATGAGAAGGGACAAGGTCTGATTGAGGAGAACGAGGTGTATGCCAACACGTTGGCAGGTGTATGGATAACCACCGGGTCCACGCCGGTGCTTAGAAGGAACCGTATCCATAGTGGGAAACAAGTCGGCGTTTATTTTTATGACAATGGACACGGTAAATTAGAAGacaatgatattttcaatcatttgtaTTCGGGAGTACAAATAAGGTAAGATAGGGTCTCTGCTGGGTGCATACAAACCGTTGGTTCTCGTGAGTTTAACTGTGTTTCTATATTGCTGCAGGACTGGAAGCAATCCAGTGATACGTGGGAATAAGATATGGGGCGGACAGAACGGTGGCGTTCTTGTGTATAATAGCGGATTAGGTTTACTCGAACAAAATGAGATTTTTGATAACGCGATGGCGGGGGTATGGATTAAAACCGATAGCAACCCTACGTTAAAAAGGAACAAGATATTCGATGGGCGAGACGGTGGTATTTGTATATTTAATGGTGGTAAAGGTATGCTTTTTCTTTTCACTTTTATTGTCTGGTTCTTGCGTGAAAGGTTTACGAGATTATTTGTTTCTTTCGTTTTGGACAGGTGTGCTCGAAGAGAATGATATATTTCGTAACGCGCAAGCAGGAGTGCTTATTTCTACACAGTCTCATCCTGTACTGAGGAGAAATCGAATCTTCGATGGATTGGCAGCCGGCGTTGAGATTACAAACAACGCGACCGCCACGCTAgaatttaatcaaattttcaataatagaTTCGGTGGTCTTTGCTTAGCGAGCGGAGTACAACCGACGACTAGAGGTTcatattcatttattattattctattaacTCTGAATCCTTAAGAAGTACACATGCAATCTGACACGCCTCTTCTTCGCTACATTTACATTTTTTCGTGTTCGCTGTTTCAGGCAATAAGATATTTAATAATCAAGATGCAGTTGAGAAAGCAGTTGGTAACGGCCAatgtttatacaaaatttcGTCGTACACTTCCTTCCCTATGCACGATTTCTACCGCTGCCAGACATGTAACACGACAGATCGCAACGCAATTTGTGTG encodes the following:
- the Sras gene encoding ras converting CAAX endopeptidase Sras isoform X1, with translation METADQNTDMCCVSAILLCLCLAVVFVASLYVWRSPYDREHPTIIKKRFFSVFIVCLVSPTSLYFGMNEKYLEKATFLELLGIRWPGLIQAIVMPLLLTMILFLGPLCVEDYSGFRRLFSQSIYRIENIKTLTWWRGQVVAPLSEEWTFRACMLPLLLQCFAPLTAIFVCSLFFGIAHFHHIVCRLKDGVTLKSAFFMSCYHVGYTTVFGAYAAFLFVQTGHFVAPLTVHSFCNGVELPDLTMAFKGPLRKFSLFFIGLVSFCLLLMPMTDPKLFHNDLFWHKQFV
- the Sras gene encoding ras converting CAAX endopeptidase Sras isoform X3 translates to METADQNTDMCCVSAILLCLCLAVVFVASLYVWRSPYDREHPTIIKKRFFSVFIVCLVSPTSLYFGMNEKYLEKATFLELLGIRWPGLIQAIVMPLLLTMILFLGPLCVEDYSGFRRLFSQSIYRIENIKTLTWWRGQVVAPLSEEWTFRASHFHHIVCRLKDGVTLKSAFFMSCYHVGYTTVFGAYAAFLFVQTGHFVAPLTVHSFCNGVELPDLTMAFKGPLRKFSLFFIGLVSFCLLLMPMTDPKLFHNDLFWHKQFV
- the Sras gene encoding ras converting CAAX endopeptidase Sras isoform X2, whose product is METADQNTDMCCVSAILLCLCLAVVFVASLYVWRSPYDREHPTIIKKRFFSVFIVCLVSPTSLYFGMNEKYLEKATFLELLGPLCVEDYSGFRRLFSQSIYRIENIKTLTWWRGQVVAPLSEEWTFRACMLPLLLQCFAPLTAIFVCSLFFGIAHFHHIVCRLKDGVTLKSAFFMSCYHVGYTTVFGAYAAFLFVQTGHFVAPLTVHSFCNGVELPDLTMAFKGPLRKFSLFFIGLVSFCLLLMPMTDPKLFHNDLFWHKQFV
- the Fbxo11 gene encoding F-box protein 11, translating into MPSASFTSSRHYVRRSRRKGANRIPLPSRTTSAEPCDLPCSASNQIPPGGGVGGGGGGGGGGGGGGSGGRGSSPSVSGVAAPSPSPSHSHSSPYDLRRKSPPHPDPAPGTSSALPPSGGSSVGATLGSSSLPARKRPRRTCSLSTDGTNTNAAAHYLQYELPDEVLLTIFNYLMEQDLCRVSQVCRRFQAIANDTELWKSLYQQVYEYDLPLFNPAPCKFEFVSPDESDYHNPWKESFRQLYRGVHVRPGFQDLKFKGRNLPYFNTVQAALDYVDEYRSNSGSSSNNSTSTTGQGNCCGSNSQSEEGAPQHLVFLHSGIYRGEFLVIDSDVALIGAAPGNVAESVILERESESTVMFVEGAKRAYAGHLTLKFTPDVTSTVPHHKHYCLEVGENCSPTVDHCIIRSSSVVGAAVCVSGVGANPVVKNCDISDCENVGLYVTDYAQGTYEDNEISRNALAGIWVKNYANPIMRRNHIHHGRDVGIFTFDNGLGYFEANDIHNNRIAGFEVKAGANPTVVHCEIHHGQTGGIYVHENGLGQFIDNKIHSNNFAGVWITSNSNPTIRRNEIYNGHQGGVYIFGEGRGLIEHNNIYGNALAGIQIRTNSDPIVRHNKIHHGQHGGIYVHEKGQGLIEENEVYANTLAGVWITTGSTPVLRRNRIHSGKQVGVYFYDNGHGKLEDNDIFNHLYSGVQIRTGSNPVIRGNKIWGGQNGGVLVYNSGLGLLEQNEIFDNAMAGVWIKTDSNPTLKRNKIFDGRDGGICIFNGGKGVLEENDIFRNAQAGVLISTQSHPVLRRNRIFDGLAAGVEITNNATATLEFNQIFNNRFGGLCLASGVQPTTRGNKIFNNQDAVEKAVGNGQCLYKISSYTSFPMHDFYRCQTCNTTDRNAICVNCIKTCHAGHDVEFIRHDRFFCDCGAGTLSNQCQLQGEPTQDTDTLYDSAAPMESHTLMVN